A single window of Meiothermus sp. DNA harbors:
- a CDS encoding stage V sporulation protein S, translating into METLRVSGKSRPNSVAGAIAALLRSQSEVEVQAIGPEAVNQAVKAIAIARGYIAPDNLDLVVKPAFVKLELESEERTALRFTVRSQPLQP; encoded by the coding sequence GTGGAAACGTTGCGTGTATCCGGCAAGTCACGTCCCAACTCCGTTGCAGGCGCTATCGCCGCGCTGTTGCGCTCCCAGAGCGAGGTCGAGGTGCAAGCCATCGGCCCCGAGGCGGTCAACCAAGCCGTCAAAGCCATTGCCATTGCCCGTGGCTACATTGCGCCGGACAACCTCGATCTGGTGGTGAAGCCGGCTTTTGTGAAACTCGAGCTCGAGAGCGAAGAGCGTACCGCTCTACGCTTCACGGTGCGTAGCCAGCCCTTGCAGCCATAA
- a CDS encoding zinc metallopeptidase has translation MTITFLLMIVVFVATLFIQFWLQSTYARYSRVPNSRGVTGEQVARAILDAYGLHNVRVEMVPGALTDHYDPIAKAVRLSEPNYHSPSAAALAVAAHEVGHAIQDAKSYAWLRVRHSILPVANIGSMFGPWIFIAGMVMGAAGLMSIGIWLFAAAALFQLVTLPVEFDASNRALNILKKMNFLDSSEMHGARAVLTAAAMTYVAALANSVATILHYVAIMMSNRE, from the coding sequence ATGACGATAACGTTTTTACTGATGATTGTGGTTTTTGTGGCAACGCTGTTCATACAGTTTTGGCTCCAGAGTACCTACGCTCGCTACAGCCGTGTACCCAACAGCCGAGGGGTGACAGGCGAGCAGGTAGCACGTGCCATTCTCGATGCCTATGGGCTGCACAACGTGCGGGTAGAAATGGTGCCGGGTGCCCTTACCGACCACTACGACCCCATCGCCAAAGCGGTGCGCCTGTCCGAGCCCAACTATCACTCCCCCTCGGCAGCCGCCCTCGCCGTAGCCGCCCACGAGGTTGGGCACGCTATCCAGGACGCCAAGAGCTACGCCTGGTTGCGGGTTCGACACAGCATTCTGCCGGTAGCCAACATTGGTAGCATGTTTGGCCCCTGGATCTTTATTGCCGGAATGGTGATGGGCGCAGCCGGCCTAATGAGCATTGGCATCTGGCTCTTTGCCGCCGCCGCCCTGTTCCAGCTCGTGACCTTGCCCGTAGAGTTCGATGCCTCCAACCGGGCCCTGAACATCCTCAAAAAGATGAACTTTCTGGACAGCTCTGAGATGCATGGGGCCAGGGCCGTCCTGACCGCCGCCGCCATGACCTATGTGGCCGCGCTGGCCAACTCGGTTGCTACCATTCTGCACTACGTCGCCATCATGATGTCTAACCGCGAGTAA